In a single window of the Leptospira barantonii genome:
- a CDS encoding sensor histidine kinase — protein MEPIPITEERYQLLFDLSRDGLAIHSEGKILRANDALIQMLGYDSIDEVIGKPVLQFVHHRSQNVVKQRIQKMNQEGVGVGVLEEEFVRKDGSTLFVEVVATAFFENDRQYVQVIVRDINTRRRAELELERLRSKLKTTRDRLIGVIEGTKDSICAVDINFRVIAFNSSFELNFWKLYGKKIEEGNLLPELILDPLERSVVIENWSRALRGEVYTTERTMRGFVQDVAILEISYSSIRDSSHNLIGATQIIRDITERKRGEEKLKKTLEEKEVMLKEIHHRVKNNLQVVASLLGLQAEHSENEKISQILKECERRIQSMALIHKELYQSENITKIDFYDYLNTLLVSLLHSFGKEKKIEFRISSKPNFVSIETAIPLGLIVNELVTNSLKYAFPKENSGLISVRLRSDMNESVLEVEDNGIGMPEKFDLANSESLGLKLVEILSRQLRGKSSLIPGNEEKGTKFQVRFKI, from the coding sequence ATGGAACCGATTCCAATCACAGAAGAACGTTATCAGCTACTTTTTGATCTCTCCCGAGACGGTTTGGCGATTCATTCCGAGGGAAAGATTTTAAGGGCGAATGACGCACTCATTCAGATGCTCGGTTACGATTCCATTGACGAAGTGATCGGAAAACCGGTTCTTCAGTTCGTACACCACAGATCCCAAAACGTAGTAAAACAAAGAATTCAAAAAATGAACCAGGAAGGCGTGGGCGTCGGGGTTCTCGAGGAAGAATTCGTCCGCAAAGACGGTTCCACCCTATTCGTGGAAGTTGTCGCTACCGCGTTTTTTGAAAACGATCGCCAATACGTTCAAGTGATCGTAAGGGACATCAATACCCGAAGAAGAGCCGAATTGGAATTGGAAAGACTTCGTTCCAAACTCAAGACCACAAGGGATCGATTGATCGGAGTGATCGAAGGAACCAAGGATTCCATCTGCGCGGTCGACATTAACTTTCGTGTGATCGCTTTCAATTCTTCCTTCGAGTTGAACTTCTGGAAACTCTACGGTAAAAAAATCGAAGAGGGAAATCTTTTACCCGAACTCATCTTGGATCCTCTGGAAAGAAGTGTTGTCATCGAAAACTGGAGCCGCGCTCTGAGAGGAGAGGTTTATACCACCGAAAGAACGATGCGCGGTTTCGTTCAGGACGTTGCAATATTAGAAATCAGTTATAGTTCCATAAGGGATTCTTCCCACAATCTGATCGGAGCGACGCAGATCATCCGAGACATCACCGAAAGAAAACGCGGAGAGGAAAAACTCAAAAAAACCCTGGAAGAAAAGGAAGTGATGTTGAAGGAGATTCATCACCGAGTGAAGAATAATCTTCAAGTGGTCGCGAGTCTTTTGGGTTTACAAGCGGAACATTCCGAAAACGAAAAGATCTCCCAGATCTTAAAGGAATGCGAACGAAGAATCCAATCCATGGCCCTCATCCATAAGGAACTCTATCAATCCGAGAATATTACAAAAATTGATTTTTATGATTATCTAAACACCCTTCTTGTCAGCCTTCTTCATTCTTTCGGAAAGGAAAAGAAGATAGAATTTAGAATTTCCTCAAAACCGAATTTCGTTTCCATAGAAACCGCGATTCCTTTGGGGTTGATCGTAAACGAGCTCGTGACCAATTCCTTAAAATACGCGTTCCCAAAGGAGAACTCGGGTCTTATCTCGGTCAGACTCAGATCGGATATGAACGAATCCGTTTTGGAAGTGGAAGACAACGGAATCGGAATGCCCGAAAAATTCGATCTTGCGAACTCCGAATCCTTGGGTCTCAAGCTCGTCGAAATTCTTTCCAGACAATTGAGAGGAAAGTCCTCTCTTATTCCGGGCAACGAAGAAAAGGGCACGAAGTTTCAGGTTCGTTTTAAGATTTAA